One Euphorbia lathyris chromosome 1, ddEupLath1.1, whole genome shotgun sequence DNA segment encodes these proteins:
- the LOC136202423 gene encoding UDP-glycosyltransferase 83A1-like, with amino-acid sequence MARKPHLILIPLAAQGHVAPMMKLAYNLVHHGIKVTFVNTLSMHEKIMSALPQKLEEVHSLLSLVSIPELLKSDTPGKDRMDEVAENASRFLQTQLQNLIQNINEDGHEVTHVIGDVTISWALKVANQMGIKAVGFVPYGLANFSLVLHIHKLIENGIIDVNGMLKEGSICLSKEIPAWDTQNLLWRYPYDGELQKFLFRHFFYNAPEDVKCCNTILANSFYELETAACNLIPNILPIGPLFSRYFLGAFAGNMWAEDSSCLSWLDQQSSGSVIYAAFGSSVFCSQEQFNELAIAFEMTGRPFLWVVRSDFSEGIAAKFPQGFNSGNHGKIVEWAPQEKVLAHPSIGCFFSHSGWNSTMEGVSKGVPFLCWPYLADQFRNQDDICNTWRIGLKVIPDENGIVTRHEIKSKIEKLLGDENIKANSLKLKELAVENMREEGSSFMNFKSFIDQIQIQQ; translated from the exons ATGGCTAGAAAACCACATCTTATACTTATACCATTGGCAGCACAAGGCCATGTTGCTCCTATGATGAAGTTGGCTTATAATTTAGTGCATCATGGTATCAAGGTTACATTTGTTAACACTCTCTCCATGCATGAGAAAATCATGTCTGCACTTCCTCAGAAATTGGAGGAAGTACACAGTCTGCTAAGCCTTGTTTCTATTCCTGAATTATTGAAGTCTGATACTCCTGGAAAAGATAGAATGGATGAAGTAGCTGAGAATGCATCACGTTTCTTGCAAACGCAACTgcaaaatttgattcaaaaCATTAACGAGGACGGGCATGAAGTAACTCATGTTATTGGAGATGTAACAATTAGTTGGGCTTTAAAAGTAGCTAATCAAATGGGTATCAAGGCTGTTGGATTTGTGCCTTATGGACTAGCAAACTTTTCTCTTGTACTGCATATTCATAAGCTTATCGAGAATGGAATCATAGATGTTAATG GAATGCTTAAAGAAGGAAGCATCTGCCTATCAAAGGAAATTCCAGCCTGGGACACTCAAAACTTGTTATGGAGATACCCATATGATGGAGAATTACAGAAATTCCTATTCaggcattttttttataatgctCCCGAAGATGTCAAATGTTGCAATACaattcttgccaattcattttACGAACTCGAAACAGCAGCCTGTAACTTGATTCCAAACATCTTACCTATTGGTCCATTGTTTTCAAGGTATTTTTTGGGGGCTTTTGCTGGAAACATGTGGGCTGAAGATTCATCTTGCTTAAGCTGGTTGGATCAACAATCTAGTGGTTCAGTCATCTATGCTGCATTTGGAAGCTCTGTGTTCTGCAGTCAGGAACAATTTAATGAATTGGCAATAGCTTTTGAAATGACAGGGCGGCCATTTTTGTGGGTTGTAAGATCAGATTTCAGTGAAGGAATAGCTGCCAAATTCCCTCAAGGATTCAACAGTGGGAACCATGGAAAGATAGTAGAATGGGCTCCTCAGGAGAAAGTGCTGGCTCATCCTTCTATTGGTTGTTTTTTCTCTCACAGTGGATGGAATTCAACAATGGAGGGTGTGAGCAAGGGAGTGCCTTTTCTATGCTGGCCTTATTTAGCTGATCAATTTCGTAACCAGGATGACATCTGCAACACTTGGAGAATTGGTTTGAAAGTAATCCCAGATGAGAATGGGATAGTAACAAGACATGAAATAAAATCTAAGATAGAGAAATTGCTTGGTGATGAGAACATAAAGGCCAATTCACTCAAATTGAAGGAGCTTGCTGTGGAGAACATGAGAGAAGAAGGATCTTCTTTCATGAATTTCAAAAGTTTTATTGATCAGATACAGATACAGCAGTAG